In Paenibacillus phoenicis, one genomic interval encodes:
- a CDS encoding helix-turn-helix domain-containing protein — protein MTLELSFAKVLKSLRVTKKMSQEELAFRSDLDRTYISMLERSIYQPTLTTIFALSKALNTTPSEMIKLVENEYGEVDDKE, from the coding sequence ATGACTTTAGAATTATCATTCGCCAAAGTTCTTAAGTCCTTGAGAGTTACCAAAAAGATGTCCCAAGAGGAACTTGCCTTCAGGAGTGACCTTGACCGGACATACATTTCAATGTTGGAAAGAAGTATTTATCAACCGACCCTTACAACGATATTTGCATTGTCGAAGGCTCTTAACACTACGCCTTCAGAGATGATCAAACTTGTTGAAAATGAATATGGCGAGGTTGAT
- a CDS encoding response regulator transcription factor yields MARILIADDSPSIRFLISALVTEASHEVVLQAKDGLEALNAYYETNPDLLD; encoded by the coding sequence ATGGCAAGAATCCTGATCGCTGACGACAGCCCTTCTATTCGTTTCTTGATCTCAGCCTTAGTTACCGAAGCAAGCCATGAGGTTGTCTTACAAGCTAAAGACGGACTCGAGGCACTAAACGCATACTACGAAACGAATCCCGATTTATTAGACTGA
- a CDS encoding DUF342 domain-containing protein, giving the protein MSEHISEQEIINLLKKLDEAPSSQVCEEAGSFSSTTQGVDANAVVTDGFIKVEQGKITVGNPTNGGKFPAINATPPVKLMVDGKQIDKETKVTSESVIKWEIEEKPLFEITVSDDKIEAYLTINRTQRYAWILADKTPSLNVTLTAEEDLTIILETLSLQDIITAVENMKIKMNLDVVAIQTEILRPSFRPVTIARGKAPVQGRDAQLDLYFSENIENIFTEVRGYIDYKNHMKIPSVKSGDVIAKKTPPVEGQAGYDVFGNVLLPEPVKDIRIAGKDNVEITPDSIVIALKEGRPRVTGNRIKYFDINTAFIVPGNVDMQTGNIVFAGDVIVYGDVTDNMIIESLGNIYVAGSVFNATLTATGSIAVKGNVIGSNLYSGYFGMLYNRLYNSSKQLIEILEKMMESAKLLLHELAKKNMQVRYGQVLVLITENKYQQVGDVVKELLGVISSIQSYNKNDLQQLNYYLELFLQPTKIIEVMTAPKMEDFLRILKEAYMRVALSQETNVQIVINQGQKSILKSNGDILIRKEGVIQCDLYSAGNIIFLLDNSVCRGSKLEAGDTISAMYVGGTTGVWTSLKAAKKVIVKKMFEGKIIVDRYSMDIFEPVEEMTFDRNTIRQMA; this is encoded by the coding sequence ATGTCAGAACATATCAGTGAACAAGAAATCATTAATTTGTTGAAAAAACTTGACGAAGCTCCTAGTTCTCAGGTATGTGAAGAGGCTGGATCATTCTCATCTACTACTCAAGGAGTAGACGCAAATGCTGTGGTCACTGATGGGTTTATTAAGGTTGAACAAGGCAAGATTACGGTTGGAAACCCCACCAATGGTGGTAAGTTTCCGGCTATTAATGCGACTCCACCAGTCAAGTTAATGGTGGATGGAAAACAGATCGATAAAGAGACGAAGGTTACATCTGAAAGCGTGATCAAATGGGAGATTGAAGAAAAGCCTTTATTTGAGATAACTGTATCGGATGACAAAATAGAAGCATATCTAACTATTAATCGGACACAAAGATATGCGTGGATATTAGCAGATAAGACTCCTTCATTAAATGTGACTTTGACTGCTGAGGAAGATCTTACAATTATATTGGAAACTTTGAGTTTACAAGATATTATTACGGCTGTTGAAAATATGAAGATAAAAATGAATCTTGATGTTGTGGCGATTCAAACGGAGATCCTCCGACCTTCTTTTCGACCTGTAACCATTGCTAGGGGTAAAGCCCCAGTCCAAGGTCGGGATGCACAACTTGATCTATATTTCTCTGAAAATATCGAGAACATATTTACTGAGGTCAGGGGTTATATCGACTATAAAAATCATATGAAAATTCCTTCCGTCAAGAGCGGAGATGTTATCGCCAAAAAGACCCCTCCTGTCGAAGGCCAGGCGGGGTATGATGTTTTCGGAAACGTGTTGCTCCCAGAACCAGTCAAGGACATTCGTATTGCAGGAAAGGATAATGTGGAGATAACACCCGATTCCATCGTCATTGCTCTAAAGGAAGGGCGACCTAGAGTTACAGGAAATCGGATCAAATACTTTGATATCAACACGGCATTTATCGTACCAGGAAACGTTGATATGCAGACGGGAAATATTGTGTTTGCTGGTGATGTGATCGTGTATGGCGATGTCACGGACAACATGATCATTGAATCACTTGGAAACATTTATGTGGCTGGCAGTGTTTTCAATGCAACATTAACCGCGACTGGCAGTATCGCAGTCAAGGGAAACGTAATAGGAAGTAATCTTTATTCAGGGTATTTCGGAATGCTTTACAACCGACTCTATAACAGTTCTAAACAATTGATCGAAATACTTGAAAAAATGATGGAAAGTGCGAAGTTATTGCTTCATGAGTTGGCCAAGAAAAATATGCAGGTACGTTATGGACAAGTCTTAGTGCTGATTACGGAAAACAAATATCAGCAAGTCGGGGATGTTGTGAAAGAATTGTTAGGCGTAATTTCTAGTATTCAATCTTACAATAAAAATGATTTACAGCAGTTGAACTATTACTTGGAGTTATTTCTGCAACCAACAAAAATAATTGAGGTAATGACAGCACCGAAAATGGAAGATTTCTTGCGTATTCTGAAAGAAGCATATATGAGAGTCGCATTAAGTCAAGAAACGAATGTGCAAATTGTCATCAATCAGGGGCAAAAATCAATTCTCAAGTCGAATGGAGATATTCTCATTCGTAAAGAAGGAGTGATCCAATGCGATCTCTATTCAGCAGGGAACATCATCTTCTTATTGGACAATTCCGTATGTCGGGGTTCCAAACTTGAGGCGGGAGACACCATCTCAGCTATGTATGTTGGAGGGACTACTGGAGTATGGACAAGCCTTAAAGCTGCAAAGAAAGTTATTGTGAAGAAAATGTTTGAAGGCAAAATCATTGTGGACCGGTATAGTATGGATATCTTTGAACCAGTTGAAGAAATGACGTTTGACCGCAATACCATTAGACAAATGGCATAA
- a CDS encoding HD-GYP domain-containing protein, translated as MILIDNTWFIGRRLNNNIYSKQGSLLLPKNSILNTRHLDLLRQHGIEIGAEDTELVTEVIVDEAISEVQSIYEKIHQNSSQLSNQVIRHIVMPKIQEICFNNNLSNVILDLSKKDHYTYRHCIGVAILSYLIGKWLGLKEEELNDLAVAGLLHDLGKTKIPDSILKKPGKLSVEEYSEMKRHTHFGYEMVSNLPGMSEQQALVALQHHEREDGSGYPFGVSGDKITYFSKIVAVADVFHTMVSERVYKKPVPLYQVFQEIYQRAFGLFDPIIVQCFITNVMNRMIGDSVLLSDGQVARIVMLHPDDLINPLVEFQGQFYDLRHSKNKILGFTSNQ; from the coding sequence GTGATTCTTATTGATAATACATGGTTTATTGGGAGAAGATTAAACAACAATATCTATTCCAAGCAAGGCAGTTTGCTTCTGCCAAAGAACAGTATTTTGAACACTCGCCATCTTGATCTTCTACGTCAACATGGAATCGAGATTGGGGCAGAAGATACCGAGTTGGTCACCGAAGTAATCGTTGATGAAGCGATATCTGAAGTTCAGTCGATTTATGAAAAGATACACCAAAATTCCAGTCAACTTTCAAATCAAGTTATCCGTCATATTGTTATGCCGAAAATTCAAGAAATTTGTTTCAATAATAACCTTTCAAACGTCATATTGGACTTAAGCAAGAAAGATCATTACACTTATCGACATTGTATCGGTGTTGCAATCCTCTCCTACTTAATTGGTAAATGGTTGGGGCTGAAAGAAGAGGAACTGAATGACCTCGCCGTAGCGGGGTTGCTTCATGACCTTGGAAAGACCAAGATCCCTGATTCGATCTTGAAAAAACCAGGCAAACTCAGTGTGGAAGAGTATTCTGAAATGAAACGCCATACTCACTTTGGGTATGAAATGGTTAGCAATCTTCCAGGCATGTCGGAACAACAAGCATTGGTTGCCCTTCAGCATCATGAACGGGAAGATGGCAGCGGCTATCCTTTCGGGGTCAGCGGTGATAAGATCACTTACTTCAGCAAAATTGTAGCCGTTGCCGATGTGTTCCATACGATGGTTTCAGAGCGGGTGTATAAGAAGCCAGTTCCCTTATACCAAGTGTTTCAAGAAATCTATCAACGTGCATTCGGATTATTCGATCCGATCATTGTTCAATGTTTTATTACCAACGTAATGAACAGAATGATCGGGGATTCAGTTCTCTTATCAGATGGTCAAGTGGCTCGCATAGTTATGCTGCATCCAGATGACTTGATCAATCCGCTGGTTGAGTTTCAAGGGCAATTTTATGATCTGCGGCATTCTAAAAATAAAATCTTGGGCTTTACCAGCAACCAGTAA
- the rlmD gene encoding 23S rRNA (uracil(1939)-C(5))-methyltransferase RlmD translates to MKERNYSGNRPGNKTQSRPKPPIAKREQADEIRTGDRIVVTIKRLGINGEGVGYYRRKAVFVEGGIPGEVIHAEVTRVEPKYIAAVIRKIEKRSPHRLEAPCPVFGICGGCQIQHLSYEGQLAGKEEIIREAFARYAGLQDVRLKPMLGMDHPWGYRNKAQLQLGMSQEGMIAGLYAADSHKLIDITGCPIQHPKVNEVVDKTRDVLQRLGIPVYKEKSNQGLVRTIVVRVGFQSGQLQVTLVTANDKLPRREQLVKELRLAMPELTSIAMNVNPKNTSLVFGNRTEILWGADSIQESLGDLEFTLSPRAFFQLNPLQTVKLYESVRAAAGLTGKETVVDAYCGTGTIGLWLAPYAKEVRGIESIPEAVEDAKANAARNGRDNAQFYTGYAEELLPRWVKSGFAPDVIVADPPRTGLDPRFLEAVLKTKPKRFVYVSCNPSTLAKDCKALLDGGYALEWVQPVDMFPQTSHVECVVSTHRIDK, encoded by the coding sequence ATGAAAGAACGTAACTATTCCGGCAACCGCCCGGGCAACAAAACGCAATCGCGGCCCAAGCCGCCGATCGCCAAGCGGGAACAGGCCGATGAGATACGTACCGGCGACCGGATCGTCGTGACGATCAAGCGGCTGGGCATTAACGGCGAAGGCGTCGGCTATTATCGGCGGAAAGCCGTGTTCGTCGAAGGCGGTATTCCCGGTGAGGTCATACATGCAGAGGTTACCCGCGTGGAGCCTAAATATATCGCTGCCGTGATTCGAAAGATCGAGAAGCGCTCTCCGCATCGGTTGGAGGCGCCATGCCCGGTGTTCGGCATCTGCGGCGGCTGCCAGATCCAGCATCTGTCCTACGAGGGACAGTTAGCCGGCAAAGAGGAGATCATCCGGGAGGCGTTTGCGCGTTACGCCGGCCTGCAGGACGTGCGGTTGAAGCCGATGCTGGGCATGGATCACCCTTGGGGCTACCGTAACAAGGCGCAGCTGCAATTAGGCATGTCCCAAGAGGGCATGATCGCCGGCTTGTATGCGGCCGACTCCCATAAGCTGATCGATATTACCGGTTGTCCCATTCAACACCCGAAGGTGAACGAGGTGGTGGACAAGACCCGGGACGTGCTTCAACGACTAGGTATTCCAGTATATAAGGAAAAAAGCAACCAAGGGCTGGTCCGTACGATTGTCGTCCGCGTTGGCTTCCAATCCGGGCAGCTGCAAGTCACGCTAGTCACCGCCAACGACAAGCTGCCGCGCCGGGAGCAGCTGGTCAAGGAGCTGCGACTGGCGATGCCCGAGCTGACCAGCATCGCAATGAACGTGAATCCGAAGAACACCTCGCTCGTATTTGGCAACCGGACAGAGATCTTGTGGGGCGCAGACAGCATTCAGGAATCGCTGGGTGATCTGGAATTCACGCTATCGCCCCGCGCCTTCTTCCAGCTGAACCCGCTGCAAACGGTCAAGCTGTATGAATCCGTGCGTGCAGCTGCGGGTCTGACGGGTAAAGAAACCGTCGTTGATGCCTACTGCGGCACCGGCACGATCGGCCTGTGGCTAGCACCTTACGCGAAGGAGGTTCGCGGCATCGAATCGATCCCCGAAGCCGTCGAGGACGCCAAAGCGAATGCAGCCCGGAACGGCCGGGATAACGCTCAGTTTTACACCGGTTACGCCGAGGAGTTACTCCCCCGCTGGGTCAAGTCCGGATTCGCCCCGGACGTCATCGTCGCTGACCCGCCGCGCACCGGGCTGGATCCCCGCTTCCTCGAAGCGGTGCTAAAGACGAAACCGAAGCGCTTCGTCTACGTCTCCTGCAACCCGTCCACCCTGGCAAAGGATTGCAAAGCGCTGCTGGACGGCGGATATGCGCTGGAATGGGTGCAGCCGGTGGATATGTTTCCGCAGACGAGTCATGTGGAGTGTGTAGTGTCAACACATCGTATTGACAAATAA
- a CDS encoding CLC_0170 family protein: protein MNQVHVMNHVFAFTASISLFSGLVLLLVDQTIYKVQQKQKEQKYAKIFGWINLSLAGTGFWFFCYCSCHNPSSMQVMVSLGFPWYIESSTNLTGWRIRIHERT from the coding sequence ATGAATCAGGTGCATGTGATGAATCACGTGTTTGCTTTTACCGCTTCCATCTCACTCTTTTCCGGACTTGTCTTGCTTCTGGTGGATCAAACGATTTATAAGGTTCAGCAGAAGCAAAAGGAACAGAAATACGCCAAAATCTTTGGTTGGATCAACCTCTCGCTTGCTGGCACCGGTTTCTGGTTTTTCTGTTATTGCAGCTGCCATAACCCTTCGTCGATGCAGGTCATGGTATCCCTTGGATTCCCATGGTATATTGAGTCTAGTACAAACCTAACAGGATGGAGAATCAGGATTCATGAAAGAACGTAA
- a CDS encoding spore germination protein, with protein MLDWKSKYEAYEKKHPSKPSPSSSSSNSWDALIVPALFDQFFQTIDDYSCASICLCSPDLLAVCHLPLLVCYHDVDEISSSLKLA; from the coding sequence ATGCTGGATTGGAAATCCAAATACGAAGCGTATGAGAAGAAGCATCCTTCAAAACCATCACCTTCGTCTTCTTCCTCGAACAGTTGGGATGCGCTGATTGTCCCGGCGCTGTTCGACCAGTTTTTTCAAACCATTGACGATTATTCATGCGCTTCAATTTGCCTATGTTCACCTGATTTATTGGCCGTTTGTCATCTTCCCCTTCTTGTTTGTTATCATGATGTCGATGAAATCAGTTCATCTCTTAAATTGGCTTGA
- the recQ gene encoding DNA helicase RecQ, with amino-acid sequence MSTEALTMEHAQQLLQKYYGYPDFREGQRRIVESVLSGADTLGIMPTGGGKSICYQIPALMLPGLTLVVSPLISLMKDQVDALTAMGISAAYINSTLSGKEVNDRIRAARRGELKLLYVAPERLELDWFREEMSGLSISCVAVDEAHCVSQWGHDFRTSYLAVSPFVESLPQRPILAAFTATATPEVMDDMVRLLRLANPAVFVTGLGRDNLAMSVLRGENKREFVLNYATTHAHQPGIVYAATRKEVDDLYERLRRAGIPAGRYHAGLSDKEREESQEAFLYDDIRVMVATNAFGMGIDKSNVRYVIHYNMPKNMEAYVQEAGRAGRDGEPSECILLFSPQDIMTQKFLIEQNPQDGERKRNEYRKLQQMVEYCYQTSCLRWAMLDYFGEAHDRTPCGVCSSCRDERELVDMTRDAQIVFSCIHRMRERFGVSLVASVLKGSQNKKVLQYGFNQLPTYGMLRTRTEKEISELINVFIAEGYLALSEGQYPVVRLQPLAVEVLKSRHQVMLRAPETAAASSSSSSSRRRKYDEGPSAVNETVFEQLRLIRRDLAEKERVPSYIIFNDATLREMSVVCPTSEADMLRIKGVGEVKYRKYGKPFLEFFQNME; translated from the coding sequence ATGAGCACGGAAGCACTTACGATGGAACATGCGCAGCAGCTGCTGCAGAAATATTACGGATATCCCGATTTCCGCGAAGGGCAGCGGAGAATCGTCGAGAGCGTATTGTCCGGCGCGGATACGCTGGGCATTATGCCGACGGGCGGAGGCAAATCGATCTGTTACCAGATCCCGGCTCTGATGTTGCCGGGTCTGACGCTGGTTGTTTCCCCGTTGATCTCGTTGATGAAGGATCAGGTCGATGCGCTCACGGCGATGGGCATCTCCGCCGCCTACATCAACAGCACGCTGTCGGGCAAGGAAGTGAACGACCGCATCCGGGCGGCGCGCCGCGGTGAGCTGAAGCTGCTCTATGTTGCGCCGGAGCGGCTGGAGCTGGACTGGTTCCGCGAGGAAATGAGCGGTCTATCGATCTCCTGCGTCGCCGTCGACGAAGCGCACTGCGTCTCGCAGTGGGGCCATGACTTCCGGACAAGCTATCTGGCGGTCTCCCCGTTTGTGGAATCGCTGCCGCAACGGCCGATCCTCGCAGCCTTTACAGCCACGGCCACTCCGGAGGTCATGGACGACATGGTCCGTCTGCTGCGCCTTGCGAATCCGGCCGTGTTCGTCACCGGCCTCGGTCGGGATAACCTGGCGATGTCGGTGCTGCGCGGTGAGAACAAGCGCGAATTCGTCCTGAATTACGCGACGACCCATGCGCATCAGCCCGGGATCGTCTACGCCGCAACCCGCAAGGAGGTTGACGACCTGTACGAGCGCCTGCGCCGCGCCGGCATCCCTGCCGGCCGCTACCATGCCGGCTTGTCCGACAAGGAGCGGGAGGAGAGCCAGGAGGCTTTTCTCTATGACGACATTCGCGTGATGGTGGCGACCAACGCCTTTGGGATGGGGATCGACAAATCGAACGTCCGTTACGTGATCCACTACAATATGCCGAAGAACATGGAGGCTTATGTTCAGGAAGCGGGCCGGGCTGGCCGGGACGGCGAGCCCAGCGAATGTATCCTGCTGTTTAGTCCGCAGGACATCATGACGCAGAAATTCCTGATCGAGCAAAACCCGCAGGATGGAGAACGCAAACGCAACGAGTACCGCAAGCTGCAGCAGATGGTTGAATATTGCTACCAGACGAGCTGCCTGCGCTGGGCAATGCTGGATTATTTCGGTGAGGCTCACGACCGCACGCCTTGCGGTGTTTGCAGCTCCTGCCGGGACGAACGGGAGCTCGTCGACATGACGCGCGACGCGCAGATCGTCTTCTCCTGTATCCACCGGATGCGGGAGCGGTTTGGCGTCTCGCTGGTCGCTTCGGTGCTCAAAGGTTCGCAGAACAAAAAGGTGCTGCAGTACGGCTTTAATCAGTTGCCTACCTATGGCATGCTGCGCACGCGCACCGAGAAGGAAATTTCTGAACTGATCAATGTGTTTATTGCGGAAGGATATTTGGCCTTGTCCGAAGGGCAATACCCGGTCGTAAGGCTGCAGCCGTTGGCGGTTGAGGTGCTGAAGAGCCGCCATCAGGTGATGCTCCGTGCGCCGGAGACTGCCGCCGCGTCCTCATCGTCATCTAGCTCGCGGCGCCGCAAGTATGATGAAGGGCCGTCCGCCGTCAACGAGACGGTGTTCGAGCAGCTGCGCTTGATCCGCCGCGATTTGGCCGAGAAGGAGCGGGTGCCTTCCTATATTATTTTCAACGATGCGACGCTGCGCGAGATGAGTGTGGTCTGTCCGACCAGCGAAGCGGATATGCTGAGAATCAAGGGCGTCGGCGAAGTGAAGTACCGTAAGTACGGAAAGCCGTTTCTGGAGTTTTTTCAAAATATGGAGTAG
- a CDS encoding B12-binding domain-containing radical SAM protein: MKVILATLNAKFIHTSLAIRLLKAYSGNEFDIDLAEYTIKDPVMNIVSDLFKRKPDVIGFSCYIWNIEETIRVVALLKKVLPEVKIVLGGPEVSYDTKYWMERIPEVDFIVMGDGEETFHHLLQELSGEQKFHFVFGAAYRKGEEVVLNPPRPKSDLNTLPSPHRFPEDIPNLGKRIVYFETSRGCPFSCQFCLSSIEVGVRYYDIERVKSDILYLIEHGAKIIKFLDRTFNINRNYAMEMFEFLINNHQGCVFQFEITADIMRPEVLDYLAENAPPGIFRFEIGVQSTNDPTNELVKRRQNFTKLTRTVTKIKESGKIAQHLDLIAGLPEEDYATFRKTFNDVFALRPEELQLGFLKMLRGTGLRNDAEKYNYVFMDHAPYEILSNNVLPFEDVIRLKRLEDVLEKYWNAHRMDHTVEYLVTHEFDSPFDFFQEFGDYWEEQGWQRIGHQLEDLFTRLHAFLSGRTLKEPEVVLGLMKLDYLLGHKYKPRKIWWEDRVDKDRRSAYFRALAEAPAALSEQFAAYGLDERGLQKYACIEELPFALGDVLRAEGSEAPASPANAGDEPQGTLLVVLYQQEADERPVYFHAPLSAWSPEHCTLVK; this comes from the coding sequence GTGAAAGTCATATTGGCAACGCTGAACGCAAAATTTATTCATACCTCGCTGGCGATCCGGCTGCTCAAAGCCTACAGCGGCAACGAGTTTGACATCGATCTGGCCGAATATACGATCAAGGACCCGGTGATGAATATCGTGTCGGATCTGTTTAAGCGGAAGCCGGATGTCATCGGGTTCTCCTGCTATATCTGGAATATCGAAGAGACGATTCGAGTGGTGGCCTTGCTGAAGAAAGTGCTGCCGGAAGTGAAGATTGTACTGGGCGGCCCCGAGGTTAGCTACGACACGAAATACTGGATGGAGCGCATCCCGGAGGTGGATTTTATCGTCATGGGGGACGGTGAGGAGACATTCCACCATTTGCTGCAGGAACTGTCCGGGGAGCAGAAGTTCCACTTCGTGTTTGGCGCGGCCTATCGCAAAGGAGAAGAGGTCGTACTGAATCCGCCTCGGCCAAAATCCGATCTGAACACGCTGCCGTCGCCGCATCGTTTTCCCGAGGATATTCCGAATCTCGGCAAACGGATCGTGTATTTCGAGACCAGCCGCGGTTGCCCGTTCAGCTGCCAGTTTTGCCTCTCAAGTATTGAGGTGGGCGTGCGGTATTACGATATCGAACGGGTGAAGTCGGACATCCTGTACCTCATCGAGCATGGCGCGAAGATCATTAAATTTCTGGACCGCACGTTTAACATTAACCGCAATTACGCGATGGAGATGTTCGAATTTCTGATCAACAACCACCAGGGTTGCGTGTTCCAGTTCGAAATCACGGCGGACATCATGCGGCCGGAGGTGCTGGACTATTTGGCGGAGAACGCGCCGCCCGGCATCTTCCGCTTCGAGATTGGCGTGCAGTCGACAAACGATCCAACCAACGAGCTGGTGAAACGCCGCCAGAACTTTACGAAGCTGACCCGGACCGTCACCAAAATCAAGGAAAGCGGCAAAATCGCCCAGCATCTGGATTTGATCGCCGGATTGCCGGAAGAGGACTATGCCACGTTCCGCAAAACGTTTAACGACGTGTTTGCTTTGCGTCCCGAGGAGCTGCAGCTTGGCTTCCTGAAGATGCTGCGCGGAACCGGGCTGCGGAATGACGCGGAGAAATACAACTACGTGTTTATGGACCATGCGCCTTATGAAATCCTGAGCAATAACGTGCTGCCGTTTGAGGACGTAATCCGGTTGAAGCGGCTGGAGGACGTGCTGGAGAAGTATTGGAATGCGCACCGCATGGATCACACCGTGGAGTATCTGGTCACTCACGAGTTCGATTCGCCGTTTGACTTCTTCCAGGAGTTTGGCGACTATTGGGAGGAACAAGGCTGGCAGCGGATCGGTCATCAGCTGGAGGACCTGTTCACTCGTCTTCACGCGTTCTTAAGCGGACGCACTTTGAAAGAGCCGGAGGTTGTGCTTGGTTTAATGAAGCTCGACTACCTGCTTGGACACAAGTATAAGCCGCGGAAAATCTGGTGGGAGGACCGGGTGGACAAAGACCGGCGCAGCGCGTATTTCCGTGCGCTCGCAGAAGCCCCTGCTGCTTTGTCAGAGCAATTTGCGGCATACGGCCTGGATGAACGCGGGCTGCAGAAGTATGCGTGCATCGAAGAGCTGCCGTTTGCGCTGGGCGATGTACTGCGAGCGGAAGGGTCAGAAGCGCCAGCAAGCCCGGCGAACGCAGGGGATGAGCCGCAAGGCACGCTGCTTGTTGTCCTCTACCAGCAGGAAGCAGACGAGCGGCCGGTGTATTTCCACGCCCCTTTAAGCGCTTGGTCCCCGGAGCATTGCACCCTGGTCAAGTGA
- a CDS encoding alpha/beta hydrolase, with translation MKEHTFTFDNDTSHGVFVYRWIAADSADPPRGVLQIAHGMAETAKRYERLARLLTAHGFIVYANDHRGHGRTAGSPEELGWPGKQGFTGMAKDMIQLTKIIRQEHPDLPLFLLGHSMGSFLTQKVMYLAPEPYTGFILSGTDGPRGLLGLGRSLARLQSLLQGETHPSLLMNAVTFGSFNRNFLPARTPFDWLSRDEAEVDKYIADPHCGFLCSAGFFYGFFGLLQEIHRPEKMRSIPKDKPVYIFGGDLDPVGQNGAGVRRLAGLYHQLGLKDVEVRLYPGGRHEMLNEINRDEVMSDVLNWLEWHLPPEAANAE, from the coding sequence TTGAAAGAGCATACGTTTACGTTCGACAATGACACAAGTCATGGGGTCTTCGTGTATCGTTGGATCGCCGCTGATTCCGCCGACCCGCCGCGCGGTGTGCTGCAAATCGCCCACGGCATGGCGGAAACGGCCAAGCGCTATGAGCGCCTGGCCCGGTTGCTGACCGCCCACGGCTTTATCGTCTACGCGAACGATCACCGCGGGCACGGGCGCACGGCTGGAAGTCCAGAGGAATTAGGCTGGCCGGGCAAACAAGGCTTTACCGGCATGGCGAAGGATATGATTCAGCTTACGAAGATTATCCGTCAGGAGCATCCCGATCTCCCCTTGTTTCTGCTCGGCCATAGCATGGGCTCCTTTCTGACGCAGAAGGTCATGTACCTAGCCCCGGAGCCTTATACTGGATTTATTCTCTCGGGAACAGATGGTCCCCGGGGGCTGCTGGGCCTGGGGCGAAGCCTCGCCCGCTTACAAAGCCTGCTGCAAGGCGAGACCCATCCCAGCCTGCTGATGAACGCGGTGACCTTCGGGAGCTTTAACCGTAACTTCCTCCCGGCGCGGACGCCCTTCGACTGGCTCTCCCGGGACGAGGCCGAGGTGGATAAATACATCGCCGACCCGCACTGCGGCTTCTTGTGCAGCGCCGGCTTCTTTTACGGCTTCTTTGGCCTGCTGCAGGAGATTCACCGCCCGGAGAAGATGCGCTCCATCCCTAAGGATAAGCCGGTTTATATCTTTGGCGGCGACCTCGATCCGGTCGGCCAAAACGGCGCCGGCGTCCGGCGTCTCGCCGGACTGTACCATCAGCTGGGCCTCAAGGACGTTGAGGTGCGGCTGTATCCCGGCGGCCGTCATGAAATGCTGAACGAAATCAACCGCGACGAAGTGATGTCGGATGTGTTGAATTGGCTGGAGTGGCATCTGCCGCCCGAAGCAGCGAACGCAGAATAA
- a CDS encoding VOC family protein → MGIRKIEHIGIRVSALEDSIEFYERIIGMKLLSTIGEVGDPLRLAFLTFPGQESVEVELINLPEGEELPNEGKVHHIAFTASDIEEEYARISKLGLSGLDPEIRSLPNGSRFFFFNGPDGERIEFFQPAFLA, encoded by the coding sequence ATGGGCATTCGCAAAATCGAGCATATTGGAATTCGCGTCTCGGCTCTGGAGGATTCCATCGAGTTTTATGAACGGATTATCGGCATGAAGCTGTTATCCACGATCGGTGAGGTGGGAGACCCGCTGCGTCTGGCTTTCCTAACCTTTCCGGGCCAGGAATCCGTTGAGGTCGAGCTGATTAATCTCCCCGAAGGAGAAGAGTTGCCGAATGAGGGCAAGGTGCATCATATTGCCTTTACCGCTAGTGATATCGAAGAGGAATATGCCCGGATTTCCAAATTAGGCTTATCCGGTCTCGACCCGGAAATCCGCAGTCTGCCGAACGGCAGCCGATTCTTCTTCTTTAACGGACCGGACGGCGAACGGATCGAATTTTTCCAGCCTGCGTTTCTCGCTTGA